From a single Aestuariibius sp. HNIBRBA575 genomic region:
- a CDS encoding helix-turn-helix domain-containing protein, whose translation MYDPTGNAVDRRFEHVQFLEAEPPHHLRDIVHRFIALRTCQPLLENYRFHALPDACVYVVLDQNKPDIAGVTRLKASSEEIDLGRDFHFVNIRFLPGVWQDQVGFGSIEQPYVGDLPLLHLNKALSGLGFSDQQAKLSEFVDDLLAQSKVSGNQITERIFTQLQDIHSVADMAEIAGLSTRQFQRVLKRTTGFAPHDFLKIIRLQQSLLGEPSLSYADQSHFIHSFRRATGYTPGQYARKFYV comes from the coding sequence ATGTATGATCCAACCGGAAATGCCGTAGACCGCCGGTTTGAACATGTTCAGTTCCTAGAGGCTGAACCACCGCATCATTTGCGCGACATTGTGCATCGCTTCATTGCGCTGCGCACCTGCCAGCCTTTGTTGGAAAACTATCGGTTTCACGCCCTGCCGGATGCCTGTGTTTATGTCGTCCTTGACCAAAACAAACCTGACATTGCCGGGGTTACCCGCCTAAAGGCATCATCAGAAGAAATCGATCTGGGGCGCGACTTTCATTTTGTGAATATCCGCTTTTTGCCCGGTGTGTGGCAAGATCAGGTTGGTTTTGGTTCCATTGAACAGCCCTATGTCGGGGATTTGCCCCTGTTGCATTTGAACAAAGCCCTGTCCGGGCTCGGGTTTTCCGATCAACAAGCCAAGTTATCAGAGTTTGTCGATGACCTGCTGGCGCAATCAAAGGTCAGCGGCAATCAGATCACTGAACGGATTTTCACCCAGCTCCAAGATATTCATTCCGTGGCCGATATGGCAGAGATTGCCGGTCTTTCAACGCGGCAATTTCAGCGCGTCCTCAAACGGACCACCGGATTTGCCCCGCATGATTTCCTGAAAATCATTCGCCTGCAGCAATCGCTTTTGGGGGAACCGTCGTTATCTTATGCGGATCAATCCCATTTCATTCATTCCTTTCGCCGCGCCACCGGGTACACGCCCGGCCAATATGCACGCAAATTCTATGTCTGA
- the hppD gene encoding 4-hydroxyphenylpyruvate dioxygenase has protein sequence MGPFPHDAPKAQITPENPAGTDGFEFVEFAHPDPQVLQELFSKMGYVHTATHKTKAIQLWQQGDITYVLNMEPNSHAAEFIEEHGPCAPSMAWRVVDADNALAHALSKGATEYTGDGKTMNVPAIVGIGGSLIYFIDQYYEANPYNAEFDWVHDAHPTGIGFFYLDHLTHNVHKGNMDVWFRFYGDIFNFKEIRFFDIEGKFTGLLSRALTSPCGRIRIPINEDRGEKGQIVEYLKRYNGEGIQHIAVGTSDIYAATDEIAERGITFMPKPPASYYELSHNRVVDHQEPVDQMMKHGILIDGEGVVDGGETRILLQIFSKTVIGPIFFEFIQRKGDDGFGEGNFKALFESIEADQIARGVLDSGEQKAS, from the coding sequence ATGGGCCCGTTTCCACATGATGCCCCCAAGGCGCAGATCACCCCTGAAAACCCGGCGGGGACAGATGGGTTTGAGTTTGTAGAATTCGCGCATCCCGACCCCCAAGTGCTGCAAGAGCTGTTTTCCAAAATGGGGTATGTGCACACGGCCACCCATAAAACCAAAGCCATTCAACTGTGGCAGCAGGGCGATATTACCTATGTGTTGAACATGGAGCCCAACAGCCATGCCGCTGAATTCATTGAGGAACATGGCCCCTGTGCCCCGTCAATGGCGTGGCGGGTTGTAGATGCTGACAACGCTTTGGCGCATGCGCTGTCCAAAGGCGCCACAGAATATACCGGGGATGGCAAAACCATGAATGTTCCCGCCATTGTCGGGATCGGTGGGTCATTGATCTATTTCATTGATCAATATTACGAAGCCAACCCCTATAACGCGGAATTCGATTGGGTGCATGACGCCCATCCAACGGGCATCGGGTTCTTTTATCTCGATCACTTGACCCATAATGTCCACAAAGGGAACATGGACGTTTGGTTCCGGTTTTACGGTGACATTTTTAATTTCAAAGAAATCCGTTTCTTTGACATCGAAGGCAAATTTACCGGGTTGCTCAGTCGTGCGTTGACATCGCCCTGTGGTCGCATCCGCATTCCGATCAACGAAGATCGCGGTGAAAAGGGGCAGATTGTCGAATATCTGAAACGTTATAACGGCGAAGGTATTCAGCATATCGCGGTTGGGACGTCGGACATTTATGCCGCCACGGATGAAATTGCCGAACGGGGGATCACGTTTATGCCCAAACCCCCCGCGAGCTATTATGAGCTGTCCCATAACCGCGTGGTTGATCACCAGGAACCAGTGGATCAAATGATGAAACACGGCATTCTGATCGATGGCGAAGGCGTTGTGGATGGCGGCGAAACCCGGATTCTGTTGCAGATTTTCTCAAAGACCGTGATTGGGCCGATCTTCTTTGAGTTTATCCAACGCAAAGGCGATGACGGATTTGGCGAAGGCAATTTCAAAGCCTTGTTCGAAAGCATCGAGGCAGATCAAATCGCGCGGGGTGTGCTGGATAGCGGTGAACAGAAAGCCAGCTAA
- a CDS encoding SIMPL domain-containing protein: MFGLKAAINGKCRIVAFGVMMACGAVVAGAVPNGVQAETVNGSTIQVSGQGRVNVAPDMAYIQVGVTHEAELANDALAGMSHAIASVLDQLDAVGIAKSDIQTGQVQLHPQYSNSSLSGREQSGFVATTMLNVQVLDLADLGHVLDAVVAQGANRLGGLRFDVQDRAPHLDHARLAAVEDAQSKAAFFANAAGVEIGDVIHLIEDGVASPSGRAIRMAMESAVPIAEGEIEISAGVVMVLAID, encoded by the coding sequence ATGTTTGGTTTGAAAGCAGCGATAAACGGGAAATGTCGGATCGTGGCGTTTGGTGTGATGATGGCCTGTGGGGCGGTTGTTGCCGGGGCGGTGCCAAACGGGGTGCAGGCGGAAACGGTCAATGGGTCAACGATTCAGGTATCGGGCCAGGGCCGTGTAAATGTGGCGCCTGATATGGCCTATATTCAGGTCGGAGTAACCCACGAGGCGGAACTGGCCAATGATGCCTTGGCCGGAATGAGCCACGCCATCGCGTCGGTGCTGGATCAGCTGGACGCCGTCGGAATTGCCAAATCGGACATCCAAACCGGGCAAGTGCAATTGCATCCGCAATACAGCAACTCTAGCCTAAGTGGGCGTGAACAATCCGGATTTGTCGCCACGACGATGTTGAACGTTCAAGTGTTGGATCTGGCCGATCTTGGGCATGTTTTGGATGCGGTTGTCGCCCAAGGGGCCAATCGTTTGGGGGGATTGCGGTTTGACGTCCAAGATCGCGCACCCCATCTGGATCACGCGCGTCTGGCCGCCGTTGAGGACGCACAATCCAAGGCCGCCTTTTTCGCGAATGCGGCAGGCGTTGAGATCGGGGATGTGATCCATCTGATCGAAGACGGCGTAGCAAGCCCATCTGGTAGAGCGATCCGTATGGCTATGGAATCTGCCGTGCCCATCGCCGAAGGAGAGATCGAGATTTCCGCCGGCGTGGTTATGGTTTTAGCGATCGATTGA
- a CDS encoding O-acetylhomoserine aminocarboxypropyltransferase/cysteine synthase family protein, producing the protein MTNTPGFDTLQIHAGSRPDPATGARQTPIYQTTAYVFRDADHAAALFNLQEVGYIYSRLTNPTVAVLQERIATLEGGAGAVCCSSGHAAQLMALFPLMMPGNNVVVSTRLYGGSVTQFSQTIKRFGWSAKFVDFDDLDAVAAAIDDQTRAVFCESIANPGGYITDLDAISAISDRAGLPLIVDNTTATPYLCNPIEHGATLVVHSTTKYLTGNGTVMGGCVVDSGKFDWSASDKFPSLSAPEEAYHGLKFHETFGPLAFTFHGIAIGLRDLGMTMNPQAAHYTLMGIETLSLRMQRHVENAKTLAEWLENDPRVDYVTYAGLPSSPYHDRIARICPKGAGGLFTFAVKGGYEACVKLVDALEIFSHVANLGDTRSLIIHSASTTHRQLTPEQQEAAGAGPNVVRLSIGIEDVKDLIADLDQALSAATA; encoded by the coding sequence ATGACCAACACACCCGGCTTTGACACATTGCAAATCCATGCAGGATCACGCCCCGACCCTGCCACCGGCGCACGCCAAACCCCCATCTATCAAACAACCGCTTACGTGTTTCGCGATGCCGATCACGCCGCAGCTTTGTTTAACCTCCAAGAGGTGGGTTACATCTATTCCCGCCTGACCAACCCAACGGTCGCGGTTTTACAAGAACGCATCGCCACGCTTGAAGGTGGCGCTGGGGCTGTGTGCTGTTCCTCTGGGCATGCAGCGCAGTTGATGGCGCTGTTTCCATTGATGATGCCGGGCAACAATGTGGTTGTGTCCACACGGCTATATGGGGGGTCTGTTACGCAGTTTAGCCAGACCATCAAACGCTTTGGCTGGTCGGCAAAGTTTGTCGATTTTGATGATCTGGACGCGGTCGCCGCAGCCATCGATGATCAAACCCGCGCGGTATTTTGTGAATCCATCGCCAATCCGGGCGGCTATATCACGGATCTGGATGCTATTTCGGCGATTTCGGATCGGGCTGGCCTGCCATTGATCGTGGATAACACAACGGCGACGCCTTATTTGTGTAACCCAATCGAACATGGCGCTACGCTGGTGGTGCATTCCACCACCAAATACCTGACCGGCAACGGCACGGTTATGGGCGGCTGCGTAGTGGATTCGGGCAAATTTGACTGGTCCGCCAGTGACAAATTCCCATCGCTTTCCGCCCCAGAAGAGGCCTATCACGGGCTGAAATTCCACGAAACCTTTGGACCGCTGGCTTTTACGTTCCACGGGATCGCCATTGGCCTGCGCGATCTGGGCATGACCATGAACCCTCAGGCGGCGCATTACACATTGATGGGGATCGAAACCCTGTCATTGCGCATGCAGCGTCACGTAGAAAACGCCAAGACCCTGGCAGAGTGGCTCGAAAATGATCCGCGGGTGGATTACGTCACCTATGCGGGCCTGCCCAGTTCCCCCTATCATGACCGGATCGCCAGAATTTGCCCCAAAGGCGCAGGCGGTTTGTTCACCTTTGCGGTCAAAGGCGGCTATGAGGCCTGCGTGAAACTGGTCGATGCTTTGGAAATCTTTAGCCATGTGGCCAATCTGGGCGATACGCGGTCGTTGATCATCCATTCCGCGTCTACCACCCACCGTCAGCTGACCCCAGAACAACAAGAAGCCGCAGGGGCCGGTCCGAATGTGGTGCGGCTGTCTATCGGGATCGAGGATGTCAAAGATCTGATCGCGGATCTCGACCAAGCGCTGAGCGCGGCCACCGCCTAA
- a CDS encoding Lrp/AsnC family transcriptional regulator, with protein sequence MLDDTDKQLLAILQRHAQATSQELGDALNLSPSQAGRRRQRLEAAGYISYISARLDPDRLGLNVQAFVQVHLGTHGAENARSFARLVDTRPEIVSAWTMTGEADYLLRVWTATLTDLNALIHDVLLAHKAVARVQSQIVMDQLKQDAPLPI encoded by the coding sequence ATGCTTGATGACACAGACAAACAGCTCTTGGCGATTCTGCAACGCCACGCACAAGCCACATCACAGGAATTGGGTGACGCTCTAAATCTGTCCCCGTCACAGGCCGGGCGACGGCGGCAGCGGCTCGAGGCGGCAGGGTATATTTCCTATATTTCCGCGCGCCTTGACCCAGATCGGCTTGGGTTGAATGTGCAGGCCTTTGTGCAGGTCCATCTGGGAACACATGGGGCTGAAAATGCGCGATCATTTGCCCGTTTGGTCGATACCCGTCCCGAAATTGTCAGCGCTTGGACCATGACCGGCGAAGCAGATTATCTGTTGCGGGTCTGGACCGCGACGTTGACGGATTTAAACGCGCTGATCCACGATGTGTTATTGGCGCACAAAGCGGTGGCTCGCGTTCAAAGTCAGATTGTTATGGATCAACTGAAGC
- a CDS encoding VOC family protein, with amino-acid sequence MSQTNAIGWFDIFVDDLDRAVSFYEAVFDRKLVQIGDPTGETQMMSFPADMSVYGAGGALSKSPHAGPGIGGTIVYFSALDCATEEARVTKSGGAVIRPKFSIGEFGFVSLCQDTEGNLFGISSMT; translated from the coding sequence ATGTCACAGACAAACGCGATTGGTTGGTTTGATATTTTTGTGGACGACCTGGACCGGGCCGTTTCATTTTACGAAGCGGTTTTTGACCGCAAGCTTGTTCAAATTGGCGACCCAACCGGGGAAACCCAAATGATGAGCTTTCCTGCGGATATGAGCGTTTATGGCGCTGGCGGGGCTCTGTCGAAATCCCCCCATGCGGGTCCGGGTATCGGTGGGACGATTGTCTATTTCTCAGCGTTGGATTGCGCCACAGAAGAAGCCCGCGTGACCAAATCCGGGGGCGCAGTGATCCGCCCCAAATTTTCGATTGGCGAATTTGGCTTTGTCTCACTTTGCCAAGACACAGAAGGCAATCTGTTTGGCATCAGTTCCATGACCTGA
- a CDS encoding VPLPA-CTERM sorting domain-containing protein has translation MVRLFSSLLTIAFLSSSTTAQAIPVSFTQTVETNVGLTGFFSSGDTVSITVTMDNGGTSTASQTWTTAQILGAVLTVGSYSASYGDTFCGDFTSTATGSLSTAFCGTLASTGVDNSGVGARLYNGTIRISDGTLVGLSNNLAHLAAWSGGSIAGPPLPPVPLPAGLPLLLGAIGLFGLAKRRRNAA, from the coding sequence ATGGTTCGACTATTCTCTAGTTTGTTAACAATCGCATTTTTATCAAGCTCTACCACGGCGCAGGCGATCCCTGTGTCTTTTACGCAAACAGTTGAAACAAACGTTGGATTGACAGGGTTCTTCAGTTCCGGTGACACGGTTTCGATCACTGTGACGATGGACAATGGCGGAACAAGCACGGCGTCTCAAACTTGGACAACGGCTCAGATATTGGGCGCCGTTTTAACAGTCGGCAGCTATTCTGCCAGTTATGGTGATACTTTCTGTGGAGATTTTACGTCGACGGCAACAGGATCGCTAAGCACAGCCTTTTGTGGGACGTTAGCATCCACAGGAGTAGACAATAGCGGGGTTGGTGCCCGTTTGTATAATGGGACCATTCGGATTTCCGACGGCACTTTGGTCGGCCTGTCTAACAACCTTGCTCACTTAGCTGCTTGGTCAGGAGGGTCTATCGCGGGGCCGCCTTTACCACCTGTACCACTGCCAGCGGGCCTGCCGTTGCTGCTGGGCGCTATTGGATTGTTTGGATTGGCCAAGCGTCGTCGCAACGCAGCCTAA